ttgtgaaggaTGTGCTTAACCACATCCAGCGTGGGGAATCGGTTGGCGGAACAGAGCCGGACGGCAGTGGCAAGGCAAAGAAGAAACCATTCATGACCAAGAGGGCCTACTCCTACTGGGTCACAAGGGAAGAGGGCTCCTTTGAGTGGTTCAGAGGGGTGATGAACGAGGTGGCTGAGAAGGACAAGGACGGAGTGATTGAGCTCCACAACCACTGCTCGAGCGTGTACCAAGAGGGCGATGCTCGTTCCGCGCTCATCGTCATGCTCCAGGAACTCAACCATGCCAAGAAGGGAGTTGATATTCTGTCCGGAACCAGCGTCAAGACCCACTTTGCCAGGCCTAACTGGCGAAGCGTCTTCAAGCGCATCGCGGTCAACCATGAGAACCAACGCGTCGGTACGTCTTCTCGCTGCCATTGTCATATCGATCTGGTACTAGAAATGTCGGTGACTAGTTATCATCGATCGTCTGCTAACGCACCTTAATTTAATTCTGCTTCAGGGGTTTTCTACTGCGGCGAGCCTGTTCTTGTGGCGCAGCTGCGGCAGTTGTCGGCAGACTTCACCCACAATACAAACACAAAGTTTGACTTTCACAAGGAGAATTTCTAGTTATATACGATATGTAGCTGATGTAAGAGCATGTCTATGTATGGTCTGCACAATAAGGTACAGAAATAGTAATACAGGTTTTTATTTGGACTGGTTTAGACGCTTTATCATGAGATCTTGATTACTGAACAAATCGTGAAACTGGTGACACTTTCGGCTTGCTCTGCTCTAGGCTCTAGCTCCAAAAATATCACATCTGAAAATCAACTCCGACAACAAACAATCACATCTAAAAATCAACTCCGACAACAAACAATCACATCTAAAAATCACCTTGAGCTCGGGAGGTCGATCAGACAAGCGTGAGATTCCCAGAAGAACGAACATAGCTCCATTTGGATAAGTGACAATGCAAATGCCACCTGTACCCTAGTACACAATAAGTTCATTTCACAAGGGGTTTGCTAATCAAAATAACTAAAGTACAGAGCAGTATACTACATAACCACAATAAGTACATTTGGATTAGTGACTTCACCCACAATAAGTCATTCTCCATGACAGCTGTATTTCTTCCAAGGGAATTACATAACCACAAGAATGTCGTAAGACCAACTCACTAAAGAACGTACGGTGCAAATAAAATTGCATAAAAAGGTGTCCGGTGTCGAGTTTCTAAGATGAACGAGACATTTCTGAGCGGGAGTGCATCAACGTAGCAAGGGCGGTAGGGGAATGCATGGTCTATGCCTCTAAATTGTTGGTGATGTTTCTCAGGATATATGTAGCCTCCTAGATACTGCATTCTGGAAGTCTGGAGATGATATGTACCCACCGTGTCACTAAATTTGAGAAGAAGCGCATCCTTGTGCGGATGGAATCCGACAATACTGCAGCCCCACCCCCAAAGGTCTTCGTCTGGAACTGTAATGTTATCATAGTCAATGAAGTTGTGTTTGTCCGAGTTCCATGAGTAGTCGGAACCGTCTCTACTCTCcaattcctcctcctcctcctcctcatcatcaccatcctcatcttcatcctcgtcgtcgccatcgtcgtcgtcgtcgtcatcatcatcatcatcatcatccacaTAGCTATCTTGTTTTTCCTTCTCTTCACCTTGtgtctcatcatcatcatagtcgtcgttgtcatcatcatcatcaacatagCTAGTTTGTTCTTCCTTCTCACCACCTTGTGTCTTGTCATCATTATCTTCTTGTTCATCCTCTACATCTTGTGCCTCGTCATAGTTATCTTCGTCCTCTTCCTCTCCACCATCCTCGTAGTCTCCGGTCCCGTCATCGCAATCATCATCACTATTGCCATCTTCGAATAGGCTGATTAAGTCTTTGTTGCCTTCAGCCAATTCCCATGTCATCCTTGGTTCCATCCTCGGTTCACTACTAAGATATTTCATCATACGGTCATGCTCTTTGAGGTCGGCACGGTGTGCCAATGTCCATCCCAACTGATCATCGGCCGACTCCATTAGATCCCATACTTCAAGCAGCAAATCATTGACCACCGCATAGCGGATCCCTCTATTGCAACTCCCTAAGTACCTCGTTGGCAGTGCCCATTGACGCAATCTCTTGCGGCCATAAGGATGCCCTGGAAGCTGAACCATCTGGTATGTCCCCTCCGAGCAACGCAGGATCATGAGGACATCACTATGGCAGTGGACGTAGAGTGAGCCATGCCAGTACTCGGCCGACCACCACGTGCGCAGATCCTTACAGCGCGGCGTGGTCACCACATCGTATAGGTTTCCTGAGGCGCATCGCCCTGGCGTGAACTTGCGGCTCTCCCACTGGCCTGTCCGTGAAGAGAACACCAACACGTGGAACACATTCTCCTTGGGCACCTTTGGGTTGGGCTCTTCCTTAGATTCAGAGAATGGTTTGTCTTCTCCAAACAAGTTGGGTAGCCACGTGTCCTCCCAATCGATCCAGCACGGGCATGGTCGACGTTTGGCGCGTGGCCACTCATCTTCCTCGTCGTTGCGATCTAGCTTTTCTGTGGGTAAGAAGAACACCTCGTGGTGCCGCGACACGGCCGGGTCAAAGGCGAGGAACATGCCCTCGACGCTGCACGGCCAGCGCGTCGGCGGACATGGCAGGCGGGCATATCGTGACGTGGCTGGGTTGCACACGTAGGGAACCATGTTAGGATGGAAGTAGCGCTTCCCCGTGACGAGGAGCAAGCCGTTGCAGTGCTGCTTCACAAGGCAATCCCAATGGTCCCAGAAGAGACGCCGGTAGCCGGGCACGTGGGCGTCGGCCGACTGCGATGGCGGCGGGCCGAAGAAGGCGAAGTCGGGGTCGTAGCCGTTGTAGGTGGCGAAGACGCCGGGGAACTCGCGCGGGAAtacctgcgggaggaggagggcGTGGGTGTGATCGGCCACGAGGTCGCGCCACGCGCGGCAGACGCACCGGGACACGGCAAGGGCGCGGCCGGGGAGGCGCCTGAGGATCTCGAGGAGGAGGTCGCTGGGGAGGGCTACGCCGTTGCCGTCCATCACGCCGACGGGGTCGCACGTGAAACTCGCGGTGGCTGGCGCTGACACGAGGCGATCTCGGGTGCAAGGAAGAGAGGAATAATAGGATCTAGCGACAGAgtattttttttttttgagggatcTAGCGCTAGAGTTGTATACAAGCGTATCGCTCAATACGAACTGTAATCGTAGTGGGCATTGcttttttttttcgtttttgaTTTGAGGCACGTAGTGGGCATAGCTGCCTTGTATAGGACCGTCTCACCCTGTGAAAAAACGGGAACTCCTATTCGGTGCTTCAGGCGCCGATAGTTTTTTTTTAGACAATCTCGCAAAATTTTAAAAAACGGGAGCTCCTATTCGGGGCTTTAGGCGCTTATAGTTCTTTTAGACAATCTCGTAAAATTTTATTAAACCATCACAATGTTTACAGGGATAAAAGACAATCCACCAGACTGACCTGACAAAATATGGCAGCCAGCCCCAAAAGATAACGCATGTGCTTCTGCATTGGAACTCCTAAATTCATGAAGTATATATTACATGAAATAAAACATCAGAATGTTCCTTGATCTCCTCAATAATTGGCCCATATGTAGCAAGTAGCAACACCTCCCTGCTAAATTTCATCGACAACCACCTTGAAATTAGAGGCGACATGTATATGCTGCAAGTTGAGATCCTCTGCCAGATCGAGGGCCTCTCGTACAGCTAGCGCTTCGAGCGTAGTTAGATCGCTGATTCTGGTAAACACAACGCCGAGGCTCCCAGGAAAGCTCCTGTGTGGTCCCTGCTTATGGCGCCCACTGCTCCATATCTTCCAGCTCTATCAACCACAGCACAATGTTTACTTTAGAGGTAATTCCTTGGGTACGCCTGTAGATCATGAAACGCTCGCAACTGGGCTAGATATTCAAGGCTTGATCAGTTGAGTTCACCCAAGTAAGGATGTTATGAATCCGTTTATAGCCCGAGGGCTTTAAAAAATGCCTTCATGGAGAGCTTCTCTTCGTTTGACATGTACTAGATTCCCTAAACTTATGATCGATGGACCGTATGGTGCGCCAGCACAAGATTACCGGGAATATGATGTGTTGTTGCTCATCGGACTTGGCATCGGAGCCACCCCtttgatcagcattgtgaaggaTGTGCTTAACCACATCCAGCGTGGGGAATCGGTTGGCGGAACAGAGCCGGACGGCAGTGGCAAGGCAAAGAAGAAACCATTCATGACCAAGAGGGCCTACTCCTACTGGGTCACAAGGGAAGAGGGCTCCTTTGAGTGGTTCAGAGGGGTGATGAACGAGGTGGCTGAGAAGGACAAGGACGGAGTGATTGAGCTCCACAACCACTGCTCGAGCGTGTACCAAGAGGGCGATGCTCGTTCCGCGCTCATCGTCATGCTCCAGGAACTCAACCATGCCAAGAAGGGAGTTGATATTCTGTCCGGAACCAGCGTCAAGACCCACTTTGCCAGGCCTAACTGGCGAAGCGTCTTCAAGCGCATCGCGGTCAACCATGAGAACCAACGCGTCGGTACGTCTTCTCGCTGCCATTGTCATATCGATCTGGTACTAGAAATGTCGGTGACTAGTTATCATCGATCGTCTGCTAACGCACCTTAATTTAATTCTGCTTCAGGGGTTTTCTACTGCGGCGAGCCTGTTCTTGTGGCGCAGCTGCGGCAGTTGTCGGCAGACTTCACCCACAATACAAACACAAAGTTTGACTTTCACAAGGAGAATTTCTAGTTATATACGATATGTAGCTGATGTAAGAGCATGTCTATGTATGGTCTGCACAATAAGGTACAGAAATAGTAATACAGGTTTTTATTTGGACTGGTTTAGACGCTTTATCATGAGATCTTGATTACTGAACAAATCGTGAAACTGGTGACACTTTCGGCTTGCTCTGCTCTAGGCTCTAGCTCCAAAAATATCACATCTGAAAATCAACTCCGACAACAAACAATCACATCTAAAAATCAACTCCGACAACAAACAATCACATCTAAAAATCACCTTGAGCTCGGGAGGTCGATCAGACAAGCGTGAGATTCCCAGAAGAACGAACATAGCTCCATTTGGATAAGTGACAATGCAAATGCCACCTGTACCCTAGTACACAATAAGTTCATTTCACAAGGGGTTTGCTAATCAAAATAACTAAAGTACAGAGCAGTATACTACATAACCACAATAAGTACATTTGGATTAGTGACTTCACCCACAATAAGTCATTCTCCATGACAGCTGTATTTCTTCCAAGGGAATTACATAACCACAAGAATGTCGTAAGACCAACTCACTAAAGAACGTACGGTGCAAATAAAATTGCATAAAAAGGTGTCCGGTGTCGAGTTTCTAAGATGAACGAGACATTTCTGAGCGGGAGTGCATCAACGTAGCAAGGGCGGTAGGGGAATGCATGGTCTATGCCTCTAAATTGTTGGTGATGTTTCTCAGGATATATGTAGCCTCCTAGATACTGCATTCTGGAAGTCTGGAGATGATATGTACCCACCGTGTCACTAAATTTGAGAAGAAGCGCATCCTTGTGCGGATGGAATCCGACAATACTGCAGCCCCACCCCCAAAGGTCTTCGTCTGGAACTGTAATGTTATCATAGTCAATGAAGTTGTGTTTGTCCGAGTTCCATGAGTAGTCGGAACCGTCTCTACTCTCcaattcctcctcctcctcctcctcatcatcaccatcctcatcttcatcctcgtcgtcgccatcgtcgtcgtcgtcgtcatcatcatcatcatcatcatccacaTAGCTATCTTGTTTTTCCTTCTCTTCACCTTGtgtctcatcatcatcatagtcgtcgttgtcatcatcatcatcaacatagCTAGTTTGTTCTTCCTTCTCACCACCTTGTGTCTTGTCATCATTATCTTCTTGTTCATCCTCTACATCTTGTGCCTCGTCATAGTTATCTTCGTCCTCTTCCTCTCCACCATCCTCGTAGTCTCCGGTCCCGTCATCGCAATCATCATCACTATTGCCATCTTCGAATAGGCTGATTAAGTCTTTGTTGCCTTCAGCCAATTCCCATGTCATCCTTGGTTCCATCCTCGGTTCACTACTAAGATATTTCATCATACGGTCATGCTCTTTGAGGTCGGCACGGTGTGCCAATGTCCATCCCAACTGATCATCGGCCGACTCCATTAGATCCCATACTTCAAGCAGCAAATCATTGACCACCGCATAGCGGATCCCTCTATTGCAACTCCCTAAGTACCTCGTTGGCAGTGCCCATTGACGCAATCTCTTGCGGCCATAAGGATGCCCTGGAAGCTGAACCATCTGGTATGTCCCCTCCGAGCAACGCAGGATCATGAGGACATCACTATGGCAGTGGACGTAGAGTGAGCCATGCCAGTACTCGGCCGACCACCACGTGCGCAGATCCTTACAGCGCGGCGTGGTCACCACATCGTATAGGTTTCCTGAGGCGCATCGCCCTGGCGTGAACTTGCGGCTCTCCCACTGGCCTGTCCGTGAAGAGAACACCAACACGTGGAACACATTCTCCTTGGGCACCTTTGGGTTGGGCTCTTCCTTAGATTCAGAGAATGGTTTGTCTTCTCCAAACAAGTTGGGTAGCCACGTGTCCTCCCAATCGATCCAGCACGGGCATGGTCGACGTTTGGCGCGTGGCCACTCATCTTCCTCGTCGTTGCGATCTAGCTTTTCTGTGGGTAAGAAGAACACCTCGTGGTGCCGCGACACGGCCGGGTCAAAGGCGAGGAACATGCCCTCGACGCTGCACGGCCAGCGCGTCGGCGGACATGGCAGGCGGGCATATCGTGACGTGGCTGGGTTGCACACGTAGGGAACCATGTTAGGATGGAAGTAGCGCTTCCCCGTGACGAGGAGCAAGCCGTTGCAGTGCTGCTTCACAAGGCAATCCCAATGGTCCCAGAAGAGACGCCGGTAGCCGGGCACGTGGGCGTCGGCCGACTGCGATGGCGGCGGGCCGAAGAAGGCGAAGTCGGGGTCGTAGCCGTTGTAGGTGGCGAAGACGCCGGGGAACTCGCGCGGGAAtacctgcgggaggaggagggcGTGGGTGTGATCGGCCACGAGGTCGCGCCACGCGCGGCAGACGCACCGGGACACGGCAAGGGCGCGGCCGGGGAGGCGCCTGAGGATCTCGAGGAGGAGGTCGCTGGGGAGGGCTACGCCGTTGCCGTCCATCACGCCGACGGGGTCGCACGTGAAACTCGCGGTGGCTGGCGCTGACACGAGGCGATCTCGGGTGCAAGGAAGAGAGGAATAATAGGATCTAGCGACAGAgtatttttttttttgagggatcTAGCGCTAGAGTTGTATACAAGCGTATCGCTCAATACGAACTGTAATCGTAGTGGGCATTGCtttttttttttcgtttttgaTTTGAGGCACGTAGTGGGCATAGCTGCCTTGTATAGGACCGTCTCACCCTGTGAAAAAACGGGAACTCCTATTCGGTGCTTCAGGCGCCGATAGTTTTTTTTTAGACAATCTCGCAAAATTTTAAAAAACGGGAGCTCCTATTCGGGGCTTTAGGCGCTTATAGTTCTTTTAGACAATCTCGTAAAATTTTATTAAACCATCACAATGTTTACAGGGATAAAAGACAATCCACCAGACTGACCTGACAAAATATGGCAGCCAGCCCCAAAAGATAACGCATGTGCTTCTGCATTGGAACTCCTAAATTCATGAAGTATATATTACATGCAATAAAACATCAGAATGTTCCTTGATCTCCTCAATAATTGGCCCATATGTAGCAAGTAGCAACACCTCCCTGCTAAATTTCATCGACAACCACCTTGAAATTAGAGGCGACATGTATATGCTGCAAGTTGAGATCCTCTGCCAGATCGAGGGCCTCTCGTACAGCTAGCGCTTCGAGCGTAGTTAGATCGCTGATTCTGGTAAACACAACGCCGAGGCTCCCAGGAAAGCTCCTGTGTGGTCCCTGCTTATGGCGCCCACTGCTCCATATCTTCCAGCTCTATCAACCACAGCACAATGTTTACTTTAGAGGTAATTCCTTGGGTACGCCTGTAGATCATGAAACGCTCGCAACTGGGCTAGATATTCAAGGCTTGATCAGTTGAGTTCACCCAAGTAAGGATGTTATGAATCCGTTTATAGCCCGAGGGCTTTAAAAAATGCCTTCATGGAGAGCTTCTCTTCGTTTGACATGTACTAGATTCCCTAAACTTATGATCGATGGACCGTATGGTGCGCCAGCACAAGATTACCGGGAATATGATGTGTTGTTGCTCATCGGACTTGGCATCGGAGCCACCCCtttgatcagcattgtgaaggaTGTGCTTAACCACATCCAGCGTGGGGAATCGGTTGGCGGAACAGAGCCGGACGGCAGTGGCAAGGCAAAGAAGAAACCATTCATGACCAAGAGGGCCTACTCCTACTGGGTCACAAGGGAAGAGGGCTCCTTTGAGTGGTTCAGAGGGGTGATGAACGAGGTGGCTGAGAAGGACAAGGACGGAGTGATTGAGCTCCACAACCACTGCTCGAGCGTGTACCAAGAGGGCGATGCTCGTTCCGCGCTCATCGTCATGCTCCAGGAACTCAACCATGCCAAGAAGGGAGTTGATATTCTGTCCGGAACCAGCGTCAAGACCCACTTTGCCAGGCCTAACTGGCGAAGCGTCTTCAAGCGCATCGCGGTCAACCATGAGAACCAACGCGTCGGTACGTCTTCTCGCTGCCATTGTCATATCGATCTGGTACTAGAAATGTCGGTGACTAGTTATCATCGATCGTCTGCTAACGCACCTTAATTTAATTCTGCTTCAGGGGTTTTCTACTGCGGCGAGCCTGTTCTTGTGGCGCAGCTGCGGCAGTTGTCGGCAGACTTCACCCACAATACAAACACAAAGTTTGACTTTCACAAGGAGAATTTCTAGTTATATACGATATGTAGCTGATGTAAGAGCATGTCTATGTATGGTCTGCACAATAAGGTACAGAAATAGTAATACAGGTTTTTATTTGGACTGGTTTAGACGCTTTATCATGAGATCTTGATTACTGAACAAATCGTGAAACTGGTGACACTTTCGGCTTGCTCTGCTCTAGGCTCTAGCTCCAAAAATATCACATCTGAAAATCAACTCCGACAACAAACAATCACATCTAAAAATCAACTCCGACAACAAACAATCACATCTAAAAATCACCTTGAGCTCGGGAGGTCGATCAGACAAGCGTGAGATTCCCAGAAGAACGAACATAGCTCCATTTGGATAAGTGACAATGCAAATGCCACCTGTACCCTAGTACACAATAAGTTCATTTCACAAGGGGTTTGCTAATCAAAATAACTAAAGTACAGAGCAGTATACTACATAACCACAATAAGTACATTTGGATTAGTGACTTCACCCACAATAAGTCATTCTCCATGACAGCTGTATTTCTTCCAAGGGAATTACATAACCACAAGAATGTCGTAAGACCAACTCACTAAAGAACGTACGGTGCAAATAAAATTGCATAAAAAGGTGTCCGGTGTCGAGTTTCTAAGATGAACGAGACATTTCTGAGCGGGAGTGCATCAACGTAGCAAGGGCGGTAGGGGAATGCATGGTCTATGCCTCTAAATTGTTGGTGATGTTTCTCAGGATATATGTAGCCTCCTAGATACTGCATTCTGGAAGTCTGGAGATGATATGTACCCACCGTGTCACTAAATTTGAGAAGAAGCGCATCCTTGTGCGGATGGAATCCGACAATACTGCAGCCCCACCCCCAAAGGTCTTCGTCTGGAACTGTAATGTTATCATAGTCAATGAAGTTGTGTTTGTCCGAGTTCCATGAGTAGTCGGAACCGTCTCTACTCTCcaattcctcctcctcctcctcctcatcatcaccatcctcatcttcatcctcgtcgtcgccatcgtcgtcgtcgtcgtcatcatcatcatcatcatcatccacaTAGCTATCTTGTTTTTCCTTCTCTTCACCTTGtgtctcatcatcatcatagtcgtcgttgtcatcatcatcatcaacatagCTAGTTTGTTCTTCCTTCTCACCACCTTGTGTCTTGTCATCATTATCTTCTTGTTCATCCTCTACATCTTGTGCCTCGTCATAGTTATCTTCGTCCTCTTCCTCTCCACCATCCTCGTAGTCTCCGGTCCCGTCATCGCAATCATCATCACTATTGCCATCTTCGAATAGGCTGATTAAGTCTTTGTTGCCTTCAGCCAATTCCCATGTCATCCTTGGTTCCATCCTCGGTTCACTACTAAGATATTTCATCATACGGTCATGCTCTTTGAGGTCGGCACGGTGTGCCAATGTCCATCCCAACTGATCATCGGCCGACTCCATTAGATCCCATACTTCAAGCAGCAAATCATTGACCACCGCATAGCGGATCCCTCTATTGCAACTCCCTAAGTACCTCGTTGGCAGTGCCCATTGACGCAATCTCTTGCGGCCATAAGGATGCCCTGGAAGCTGAACCATCTGGTATGTCCCCTCCGAGCAACGCAGGATCATGAGGACATCACTATGGCAGTGGACGTAGAGTGAGCCATGCCAGTACTCGGCCGACCACCACGTGCGCAGATCCTTACAGCGCGGCGTGGTCACCACATCGTATAGGTTTCCTGAGGCGCATCGCCCTGGCGTGAACTTGCGGCTCTCCCACTGGCCTGTCCGTGAAGAGAACACCAACACGTGGAACACATTCTCCTTGGGCACCTTTGGGTTGGGCTCTTCCTTAGATTCAGAGAATGGTTTGTCTTCTCCAAACAAGTTGGGTAGCCACGTGTCCTCCCAATCGATCCAGCACGGGCATGGTCGACGTTT
This genomic window from Aegilops tauschii subsp. strangulata cultivar AL8/78 chromosome 4, Aet v6.0, whole genome shotgun sequence contains:
- the LOC141021403 gene encoding respiratory burst oxidase homolog protein B-like; translated protein: MPSWRASLRLTCTRFPKLMIDGPYGAPAQDYREYDVLLLIGLGIGATPLISIVKDVLNHIQRGESVGGTEPDGSGKAKKKPFMTKRAYSYWVTREEGSFEWFRGVMNEVAEKDKDGVIELHNHCSSVYQEGDARSALIVMLQELNHAKKGVDILSGTSVKTHFARPNWRSVFKRIAVNHENQRVGVFYCGEPVLVAQLRQLSADFTHNTNTKFDFHKENF
- the LOC141021402 gene encoding respiratory burst oxidase homolog protein B-like, translating into MPSWRASLRLTCTRFPKLMIDGPYGAPAQDYREYDVLLLIGLGIGATPLISIVKDVLNHIQRGESVGGTEPDGSGKAKKKPFMTKRAYSYWVTREEGSFEWFRGVMNEVAEKDKDGVIELHNHCSSVYQEGDARSALIVMLQELNHAKKGVDILSGTSVKTHFARPNWRSVFKRIAVNHENQRVGVFYCGEPVLVAQLRQLSADFTHNTNTKFDFHKENF